In Candidatus Methylomirabilis limnetica, the following are encoded in one genomic region:
- a CDS encoding segregation and condensation protein A, whose translation MSYRVRLDMFEGPLDLLLYLIQVNEVDIYDIPIAKITQEYLGCLGGMEALDLEIAGEFLVLAATLIHIKSKMLLPVQESVAEGTSEDDPRQELVERLLEYKRFKDAAMKFEELEAGQALLYVRPDDPSIPIAEGPLEVSLPALLRAFMAIMQRAPEAMAGEITPDTINVGGRMVAVLDRLTLQSPVPFLALFEGVTTRALLIATFLGLLELLRRGLVRARQSDPGSEITIYRIVETAVEANGHLG comes from the coding sequence ATGAGCTATCGTGTTCGCCTTGATATGTTTGAGGGCCCACTGGATCTCTTACTCTATCTGATTCAGGTCAACGAGGTCGACATCTACGATATCCCCATTGCCAAGATTACCCAGGAATACCTGGGATGCCTGGGCGGAATGGAGGCCCTTGATCTGGAGATCGCAGGAGAGTTTCTGGTACTGGCTGCCACGCTGATACATATTAAGTCGAAGATGCTTCTCCCGGTGCAGGAGTCGGTAGCGGAGGGGACCTCTGAGGACGACCCGCGGCAGGAGCTGGTGGAACGTCTCCTGGAGTACAAGCGGTTCAAAGATGCGGCCATGAAGTTCGAGGAGTTGGAGGCGGGACAGGCGCTCCTATATGTCAGGCCTGACGATCCATCGATTCCGATCGCCGAGGGCCCCCTGGAGGTCAGCCTCCCCGCGTTGCTTCGCGCATTTATGGCGATCATGCAGCGCGCACCAGAGGCGATGGCAGGCGAAATCACCCCAGACACGATCAATGTGGGAGGACGAATGGTGGCGGTGCTGGATCGGCTGACGCTTCAGAGTCCGGTACCATTCCTGGCCCTGTTCGAGGGGGTGACGACGCGCGCCTTATTGATCGCTACCTTTCTCGGGCTACTCGAGCTGTTACGTCGGGGCTTGGTCCGAGCCCGGCAATCGGATCCGGGAAGCGAGATCACGATCTATCGAATCGTAGAAACTGCGGTGGAGGCCAATGGACACCTCGGCTGA